A single window of Thermoproteales archaeon DNA harbors:
- the tsaA gene encoding tRNA (N6-threonylcarbamoyladenosine(37)-N6)-methyltransferase TrmO — protein sequence MSKISYKPIGVIHTPFKEPKGTPIQPAAGEDVKGYIEIFPEYTDGLEGLEEFSHIYLIYHFHLIKNYSLKVIPYMDVKPRGVFATRAPCRPNPIGISVVRLLEIRENIIYVQDLDIIDGTPLLDVKPYVPVFDIRKVENIGWLGKVIHKTRKTVDDGRFLNYNYKTNAKK from the coding sequence ATGAGTAAAATTTCATATAAGCCCATAGGAGTAATACATACTCCATTTAAAGAGCCTAAAGGAACTCCGATACAGCCTGCTGCTGGGGAAGACGTGAAAGGCTACATTGAAATATTCCCAGAATATACTGATGGACTTGAAGGATTGGAAGAATTTTCTCACATTTACCTGATATACCATTTTCATCTGATAAAAAACTACTCGCTAAAAGTTATACCGTATATGGACGTCAAGCCGAGAGGCGTGTTTGCTACACGAGCTCCTTGCAGGCCTAACCCTATAGGCATATCCGTTGTTAGGCTCTTAGAGATACGAGAAAACATAATCTATGTTCAAGACTTAGATATTATAGACGGTACACCGCTTCTAGACGTTAAACCATACGTTCCAGTGTTCGATATTAGAAAAGTAGAGAATATAGGCTGGCTTGGAAAAGTGATCCATAAAACTCGCAAAACTGTTGATGACGGAAGGTTCCTAAATTATAATTATAAAACCAATGCGAAAAAATAA